One window from the genome of Natrialba magadii ATCC 43099 encodes:
- a CDS encoding glycerophosphodiester phosphodiesterase, which produces MPDPALIAHRGYAGVAPENTVGAAVAAASREDTTMIELDVQPAACGTPVVIHDERLEGDPSRSRAGRPLTDATGLVWETALADIQSASVLGTDETVPTLADVLAAVPDSVGVNVELKHCGASDLRFAELLGPDERAERRALWTPFVERVVADCDAFGGEILFSSFCEGALAAAREVGPEYDRAVLVWDALESGLELARRYDCEAIHPPRNAIAGLPLAGTEYAGFDSEAPAIDIVETAHEEGRAVNVWTVETWVQYDQLAAAGVDGIIVEYPGLRRGSDPLSR; this is translated from the coding sequence ATGCCCGATCCCGCACTCATCGCCCACCGTGGCTACGCCGGCGTCGCACCCGAGAACACCGTCGGCGCGGCCGTCGCGGCTGCATCTCGCGAAGATACCACGATGATCGAACTCGACGTGCAGCCCGCCGCCTGTGGCACACCGGTCGTTATCCACGACGAGCGACTCGAGGGCGACCCGTCTCGCTCGCGCGCCGGCCGTCCGCTCACCGACGCGACGGGACTCGTCTGGGAGACAGCTCTCGCGGACATCCAGTCAGCCAGCGTGCTCGGAACCGACGAGACCGTCCCGACGCTCGCAGACGTTCTTGCAGCCGTTCCCGACAGCGTCGGCGTCAACGTCGAACTGAAACACTGCGGAGCAAGCGACCTGCGTTTCGCCGAGTTGTTAGGGCCGGACGAGCGGGCAGAACGACGTGCGCTGTGGACACCGTTCGTCGAGCGCGTCGTCGCCGACTGCGACGCGTTCGGCGGTGAGATCCTCTTTTCGTCGTTCTGCGAGGGTGCACTCGCCGCCGCCCGCGAGGTTGGTCCCGAGTACGATCGTGCCGTGCTCGTCTGGGATGCACTCGAGTCCGGCCTCGAACTGGCGCGGCGGTACGACTGCGAGGCGATCCATCCGCCACGAAACGCAATCGCCGGCCTGCCCCTCGCTGGGACCGAGTACGCAGGGTTCGATTCCGAAGCGCCGGCTATCGACATCGTAGAGACGGCCCACGAGGAGGGACGGGCGGTCAACGTCTGGACGGTCGAGACCTGGGTGCAGTACGATCAGCTCGCGGCGGCGGGCGTGGATGGGATTATCGTGGAGTATCCAGGGCTTCGGCGTGGCTCGGACCCACTGAGCCGTTAG
- the npdG gene encoding NADPH-dependent F420 reductase → MRIALLGGTGDIGEGLALRFARDTDHELLIGSRDPEKARDAVEEYNSVLESHDATADCKGFANEMAADRADVVILSVPPYHVGDTVEAVADVLDEDTILVTPAVGMKGDEDGMHYHPPGTGSVSELVAQRAPDGVPVVGAYHNLAAGKLANIELEFDLDTLLVGDDADAKETVRNLTNEIEGLRALDAGPLANAAEVESVTPLVINIAKYNEELHDVGVKWV, encoded by the coding sequence ATGCGAATCGCACTACTCGGCGGCACCGGCGACATCGGCGAAGGGCTCGCACTCCGCTTCGCCCGCGATACCGACCACGAACTCCTCATCGGCTCGCGCGACCCTGAAAAAGCGCGCGACGCCGTCGAGGAATACAACTCGGTACTCGAGTCCCACGATGCCACCGCAGATTGCAAGGGCTTCGCCAACGAGATGGCTGCAGACCGCGCTGACGTCGTGATCCTCAGCGTGCCGCCGTACCACGTCGGTGACACCGTCGAAGCCGTTGCGGACGTGCTCGACGAGGACACGATTCTGGTCACCCCCGCCGTTGGCATGAAAGGCGACGAAGACGGCATGCACTACCACCCGCCGGGAACGGGCAGCGTCAGCGAACTCGTCGCCCAGCGCGCGCCAGACGGCGTTCCCGTCGTCGGGGCGTACCACAACCTCGCGGCCGGAAAGCTCGCGAACATCGAACTCGAGTTCGATCTGGATACGCTGCTCGTCGGCGACGACGCGGATGCGAAAGAGACGGTTCGGAATCTGACGAACGAAATCGAAGGGCTGCGTGCGCTCGATGCGGGGCCGCTCGCGAACGCGGCGGAAGTCGAGAGTGTGACACCGCTTGTCATCAA